The Oecophyllibacter saccharovorans sequence ACCGAACTGTCTGATCTGGTTCTACAAGCAGAAAACATCCGCAAGAATCTGGGCGGCAATGAAATCCTGCATGGCCTCTCCCTCGACGTCGAGCGCGGCGAGCTGGTGTCCATCATCGGCCCGTCAGGCTGCGGCAAGTCGACTTTTCTGCGTTGCCTGAATTTTCTCGAACATCCCGATTCGGGCAAGGTGCGCGTCGAGGATGTCTCCCTTGAAGGAACGGTGCACTGGCATGCGCGCCAGGAAGCGCAGGCGCACAAGCTGCGCGCGCATGTGGGCATGGTGTTTCAGGACTTCAACCTGTTTCCCCACCGCACCGTGCTGGAGAACGTCATGATGGCGCCGATGCACGTCAAGAACATGCCGCGTGAACAGGCCCAGGAAATTGCGACGGAGTTCCTGAACAAGGTCGGGCTGGGTAAGGTGATGGACCGCCACCCCGATCGCCTGTCAGGCGGCCAGAAACAGCGTGCGGCCATTGCCCGCGCTCTGGCTATGAAACCTTCGGTCATGCTGTATGACGAGCCGACCTCAGCCC is a genomic window containing:
- a CDS encoding amino acid ABC transporter ATP-binding protein, giving the protein MTELSDLVLQAENIRKNLGGNEILHGLSLDVERGELVSIIGPSGCGKSTFLRCLNFLEHPDSGKVRVEDVSLEGTVHWHARQEAQAHKLRAHVGMVFQDFNLFPHRTVLENVMMAPMHVKNMPREQAQEIATEFLNKVGLGKVMDRHPDRLSGGQKQRAAIARALAMKPSVMLYDEPTSALDPELSEEVLEVMRALDREGMTQIVVTHDMRFARAASDRVLYLEGGEIVESGSPEKIFASPEDPRTRRFLRTLLA